In Betaproteobacteria bacterium, the genomic window TCGACGTTCTTCTCCCTGGCCAGGGCGGCGACAAGCATCAGGATTTCGCGACTCACGGATACCTCCACATTTACATTTCGGGGGCCAGATGGGCCTTGTCGATTTCAGAGAACTTGAAGGTGAACTCCGCACCTTCGCAGCGCAGTCTCACTTCCTCGCCGGCTTCGTCCACCGCGGCGATAACGCCCGTGAAGCGCTTTCGTCCGTTGAGCGGCAACCGCAGTGTCACGTGCGCTCTTTCTCCGGCAAACCTCCCGTAGTCGGCCAGGCGCTTGAGGGGCCGGTCGAGTCCCGGAGAGGACACTTCCAGCCGCTCGTAGTCGAGGCCCTCGACCTCGAACACGCGCGAGAGCTGGTGGCTCACCTCGGCGCAGTCGTCCACCGTTATGCCGCGCGGGTGGTCGATGAACACCCGCACCAGACGGTGCCTGCCTCCGGAAATCTGCAGGTCCACCAGCTCGTATCCCTGCATTTCCACGGTCTGTTTCGCTATCGCTTCGTCGTCCACGGCTCCAGAAAGCAAAAATGGGCCGCGGCCCATTCCTTGATAGTTTCGATGACCCGTGATGATAACAGACTGTTGCAGCGGAAAAAATGGCTACGTGACGACAAAGCGGTCCTCGCGGGTCCCGGACAGGGCCGGAAACGCCCGCGGGACGGGCGATTCCGCCGCGCGGCGACCTGTCAGCGACTGCTGGTGGCGACCGGCGGCTCGGCCGATCCCCAGCCGCCTCCGAGGGCACGGATCAGCGCGACCGTGCCCTGCGTCTGGGCCCCTCGGACCCGGTTGGCCTCCCGCTCGGCATCGAGAGCGGTGCGCTGCGCATCGAGGACTTCCAGATAACTCGTCGCGCCAGCGTCATAGCGAAGGCGGGCGAGCTGGGCCGCGCGCCTGGCCGCCACGACCAGCTCGCGGGTCGACTCGGCCTGCCGGGCCAGAGAACGCAACCCGCCCAGGGCATCCTCCACCTCGCCAAAAGCGGAGAGGACCCGGTACCGGTAGTCGGCGACGGACTCCTCGTACGCGGCCCGCGCCCGTTCCAGCGTCGCTCGATTGCGTCCACCGTCGAGGATCGGAACGTTCACGATCCCGCCGATGAAAGGTCCGAGGAACCACGTGCGGCTGGACCAGCGGAACAGATCACCCAGGGCATCCGACTCGAAGCCGGCCATGCCGGTAAGCCGGATGGAGGGAAAGAACGCGGCCTTGGCCACGCCGATGCGGGCGTTGTTCGCCACGAGCACGCGCTGAGCCGCGACGATGTCCGGCCGCCGCTCCAGCAGCGTGGAGGGGAGCCCCGCCGGGATGACCGGCGCCTCCACCGGCTTGCCGGCCGACTCGACCCGAAGCCGCGCCGGCGGCCGCCCCACGAGCACCGCCACGGCGTTCTCGAGCCTGACCCGGCGACCATCCGCAGCCTGGTACTGCGCCTTGGTCGTCGCCACCTCGGCCCGCGCGCGCACGACGTCGATCTCGCCGATGGCGCCCGCCTCCAGCCGGCGCTCGAGGAGCATCAGGTTCGCTTCGCGCGACTTCAGGGCTTCCAGCAGGATCACGATCTCGGCGTCGACCTCCCGCAGTTCGAGATAGGTGCGGGCAAGATCCGCCTGCAACGCGAGCGTGATGGACCGGTAGGTCGCCTCGGCCGATTCCACGTCGCTGCGCGCCGCCGCCGTGTTGTCCTTGAGCCGCCCGAACAGGTCGACCTCGTAGCTGGCGATGACCGGCGCTCGCCACAGCGTTCGCGCCGGCACGTCTGTGCCCGGGGGAAGGCCCAGGGACGCCGGGGAAGACCGCGTCGCGACGGGACCGGCACTCACCGAGACCTGCGGTCCGCGGTCGGCATCCACGATGCCGAGAATCGCCCGCGATTGCCTCACCCTCGCCGCGGCCGCCTGCAGCGCCGGACTGCCCTTCATCGCCTCGGCCTCCAGGCCATCGAGCACGGGGTCGCCGAACGCCTTCCACCACTCGCCACGTGGCTGCGCCTCCGCCGGCTCGGCCTTCTTCCACGACCCCCGCTCGGACTCCGGCAGACTCTGGAAATCACGCGCAAAGGCGTCCGGCGTATCCACGGCCGGCTGTCTGAACTCGGGCCGCAGACTGCCGCAGCCGGTCAGCGCGATCACGGCGGCCGCGATGGAACCCAGCATTGCTCTCGTCATGGCGCGCCCTCCTCTGCAGCCGCGACCGGCGCCGGCGGATGCGGCGGTTCGCGCTTCCGCGGCGGGGAACCACCCAGAAGCACGTAGAACACGGGCGTCATGAACAGCCCGAACAGCGTGACGCCCACCATGCCCGCGAACACGGCGATCCCGATCGCCTGCCGCATCTCCGCCCCTGCTCCGCGCGCCAGGACCAGCGGGATCACGCCCATGATGAAGGCGAACGACGTCATCAGGATGGGTCGCAGACGCAGACGGCAGGCGATCAGGGCCGCCTCGATCGTCTTCTTGCCCTGGTGCTCCAGCGCGCGCGAACTCCACGATCAGGATGGCGTTCTTGCAGGCGAGTCCGACCAGCACGATGAAGGCGATCTGCGTGAAGATGTTGTTGTCGCCCATGGGGAAGTTCGCCCCCAGGATCGCGAGCACGATGCCCATCACCGTCCCCTCGCCCACGGTGAGCCAGACGCCCAGGATGGCGAACAGAAGACACATGGGCACGATCAGGATCACCGCAAGCGGCAGACGCAGGCTTTCGTACTGGGCCGCCAGGACCAGGAACACCAGCAGCACGCACAGCGGAAAGACGTACACCATGGTGTTACCCGCCAGGATTTCCTGGTACGTGAGGTCCGTCCACTCGTAGGCGATGCCCTTGGGCAGCGTCTCGTCGAGGATCTTGGCGATGGCGGCCTGCGCCTGTCCCGACGAATACCCCGGCGCGGGACCGCCATTGATGTCGGCCGTGACGTAGGAGTTGTATCGCTGGACCCGATCCGGCCCGTTGGTGGGCGTCGCCTTCAGCAGCGACGACAACTGGACCATGGATCCCGACTGCGTCCGCGTCTTGAGCGTGCCGATGCTCTCCGCCTGCATGCGGAACGGCGCGTCGGCCTGGACCACCACCTGATAGGTGCGGCCGAAGCGGTTGAAGTCGTTGACGTACAGCGAGCCCAGGTTGATCTGCAAGGTATCGAAGATGTCGTTGAGCGCCACGCCCATCCGCTTGGCCTTCTCGCGGTCCACGTCCGCGAAGATCTGCGGCACGTTGATCGTGTAGCTCGAGAACACCCCCGCGAGCGCGGGCGTCTGATACGCCTTGCCGACCGCCATCTGCAGCGATTCCGCCAGCGCCGCGAACCCCACGTTGCCGCGGTCTTCCAGCTGCAGCCGGAACCCGCCGATGGTGCCGAGCCCCTCCACCGCCGGCGGCGGGAACACCATGACGAAACCGTCCTGGATCTGCTGCAGATCGCCGTTCAGCTTCTGGAACGTGCCCCAGAGCGACTGCTCGAATCCGTGCCGGTCCTTGAAGTCCTTCAGACCGAAGAACGCGATGCCTTCGTTCGGGCTCACCGTGAAGCCGTTGATCGACAGTCCGGCGAAGGCCACGGAATCCTTGACCGCGGGATGCTTGAGACCGATGTCGGTCATGCGCCGGATGACCGACTCCGTACGATCGAGCGACGCCCCGTCGGGCAGCCGTGTGAATCCGACGAGATACTGCTTGTCCTGCTGTGGCACGAAGCCCTTGGGCACCTGACCGAACATGAAGACCGTCAGGACGATGAGGCCGCCGTACACCAGCATCACCACCGCCTTGCGCCCGATGACCCGGCCCACGGTCTTCTCGTAGCTCACCGATGCCTTGCTGAAGAAACGGTTGAAGCGGCGGAAGAACCATCCCAGCACGGCGTCGATGCCCCGCTGCAGGAAGTCCTTCTTCGCGTCGTGCGGCTTCAGCAGCACGGCCGCCAGCGCGGGCGAGAGCGTGAGCGAGTTGATGGTCGAGATGACCGTGGAGATCGCGATGGTCAGCGCGAACTGGTTGTAGAACTGGCCCGTCAGTCCCGACACGAACGCCGTGGGGACGAACACCGCGCAAAGCACCAGCGCCGTCGCGATGATGGGTCCGCTCACCTCCTTCATCGCCTGGTGCGTCGCCGCCACCGGTGTCAGTCCGTTGGCGATGTTCCGCTCGACGTTCTCGACCACGACGATCGCATCGTCCACCACGATGCCCACCGCCAGCACCATGCCGAACAGCGTGAGCGTGTTGATGGAAAAGCCGAACGCCATCATCAGCCCGAACGTACCGACGATGGACACGGGCACCGCCACGAGCGGAATGATCGAGGCCCGCCAGGTCTGGAGGAACACGATCACCACCAGCACCACCAGCATGATCGCCTCGAACAGGGTCGTGACGACGGCCTCGATGGACGTGCGGACGAACTGGGTCGGGTCGTAGACGATGTCGTAGCTCAATCCCGGCGGGAAGTCGCGCTTGAGCTCTTCCATCGCCGCGCGCACCTCGTCGGAGAGATCGAGCGCGTTGGCGGTGGGCGACTGGAACACGCCGATGGCCACGGACGGCTTGCCGTTCAGGAAGCTGCGCAGCGTGTAGGTGTTCCCGCCCATCTCCAGGCGGGCGACGTCCTTCAGCCGCACAAGGCCGGATGCTCCGGATTTGACGATGATCTGGCCGAACTCGTCCTCGTCGGTCAGGCGACCCTTCGCCGTGATGTTGAGCTGGAACTCGGACTTGCCTCCGGACGGCGGCGCTCCGAGCACGCCCGCCGCGACCTGGACGTTCTGCTCGCGAATCGCCTGCACGACGTCACTTGCGGTCAGCCCGTAGGAGGCGAGCTTCGGCGGCTGCAGCCAGATCCGCATGGCGTAGTCGCCGCCGCCGAACACATCCACGAGCCCCATGCCGTCGATGCGCTGGAGCCGGTTCTTGATGTTGAGCACGGCGTAGTTGCGCTGGTACAGCTCGTCATAGCGGCCATCCGGAGACACCAGGCTCACGACCATCGTGAGGCTGGCCGAACTCTTCTGCGCCACGACGCCGATGCGCCGGACTTCCTCCGGCATGCGCGGCAACGCCCGCTGGACGCGGCTCTGGACCTGGGTCTCCGCCTTGTCCACATCGGTACCGACCTTGAAGGTCACCGTGAGCTGATAGGAGCCGTCCGCGGTGGACTGGGAGGACATGTACAGCATGTCCTCGACGCCGTTGATCTGCTCCTCCAGCGGCGTGGCCACCGTTTCGGCCAGCACCTGCGGGTTGGCGCCAGGATACTGAGCGCGCACCTGCACCGACGGAGGCACGACGCCGGGGAACTCGGACACCGGGAGGTTGCGCACCGACAGCAGGCCGGCGATGAAGATGAACATCGAGATGACCGCCGCGAAGATCGGGCGGTCGATGAAGAAGCGCGAGAAATCCATGGTGAGGTTCTCCGCGCCTTACTTCTTGGATCCGGCAGGCTTGGCGTCCGCCGGCTTCGTCTCGGGCGCCTTCGCTTCGGCCCGCTTCTCTTCGTTCTGGGCGGGTGGCAACGGTGCGGGCGGTGCAACCGCCTCGGGCTTGGCATTGACGACCTGTCCGGGCCGGACCCGCAGCAGGCCGTTCACGATCACCTGCTCCCCTTCGCGCAGGCCCTCCCGGACGATGCGGTCGCCGTCCATGGCGGCCCCGGTCTTGACGGGACGGTAGGACGCCTTCTTGTCCGCGCCGACGACCAGCACGAACTTGCGATCCTGGTCCGTGCCGATGGCCCGGTCGGGCACCAGCACCGCGGCCTGCTCACCCGCCGGATCGCTGATCCGCACGCGGGCGAACAACCCGGGCGTGAGCGAGCCGTCGGCATTGTCGACGATCGCCCGCGCACGCACGCTGCCCGTACCGGGATCGACCCGGTTGTCCACGAACTGCAGCGTCGCGTGCCGCGGGAAGCCGGT contains:
- the rimP gene encoding ribosome maturation factor RimP: MGRGPFLLSGAVDDEAIAKQTVEMQGYELVDLQISGGRHRLVRVFIDHPRGITVDDCAEVSHQLSRVFEVEGLDYERLEVSSPGLDRPLKRLADYGRFAGERAHVTLRLPLNGRKRFTGVIAAVDEAGEEVRLRCEGAEFTFKFSEIDKAHLAPEM
- a CDS encoding efflux transporter outer membrane subunit, translating into MTRAMLGSIAAAVIALTGCGSLRPEFRQPAVDTPDAFARDFQSLPESERGSWKKAEPAEAQPRGEWWKAFGDPVLDGLEAEAMKGSPALQAAAARVRQSRAILGIVDADRGPQVSVSAGPVATRSSPASLGLPPGTDVPARTLWRAPVIASYEVDLFGRLKDNTAAARSDVESAEATYRSITLALQADLARTYLELREVDAEIVILLEALKSREANLMLLERRLEAGAIGEIDVVRARAEVATTKAQYQAADGRRVRLENAVAVLVGRPPARLRVESAGKPVEAPVIPAGLPSTLLERRPDIVAAQRVLVANNARIGVAKAAFFPSIRLTGMAGFESDALGDLFRWSSRTWFLGPFIGGIVNVPILDGGRNRATLERARAAYEESVADYRYRVLSAFGEVEDALGGLRSLARQAESTRELVVAARRAAQLARLRYDAGATSYLEVLDAQRTALDAEREANRVRGAQTQGTVALIRALGGGWGSAEPPVATSSR